A region of the Sphaerodactylus townsendi isolate TG3544 linkage group LG15, MPM_Stown_v2.3, whole genome shotgun sequence genome:
aaagaacctggTGCCCGGAGCAGCCACTCTCACGGACGCAGGAGACCCTGACAACCCCTGTAAGACACAAGGCTTGCCCACGTCCCCCAGAGCTGCTTCACTTGTGTTACCCCGTGAGCCTCTTTTGACCTGCCCAGCCTGGCCCTTCTTTGGCTACGCTCAGGTCGAGTCGTCCTCTGTGCCTTGCCAGGGTCAGGGAGAGACTGACCCCCTCCCCGCCAACGCAtgtgccctcccccacccaatggaggcagccttcccttccctgctctcTCACGTGCCATGGCTCGGGGGATGCTGCAAATCCTGTCCTGAGAAAATGGGGTGCAGGAGGGGGTGAAGATGTAACGCCGTGGCGGCAGCCGCCGTAGCCGGCCGGGGCGCTAGAAGGGTTGGGTACAGGGCGGCATGAGGGACAGGGTGAAAGGTGAAGGGGCCGGGGTGGATGGCAGAAGCGGGGATGATGTGGATGGGGTGGCTGGCCAGGAACGTGGCAGGATGCCCGGGGATGATGGAGTGAGTCAGGTGGGACAGCGAGATGGGGGTCAGGTGGGGCTGGGGGATGTGGTGCACCTGAGCCAGGGGCTGCGGGTGGGGGTGCGGGTGGATGCCGatggcggcagcagcggcagctgcgTGGTGCTGGAGGATGGCGTGCTGCACGGTGGTGATGGAGGTGGCGGCCGCCGTTGCCGGCTGCTGGATGTGGATCGGCTGCAGGGCGGGGGCTGCCGCAGGGGCCAGGGCGGCGGAGGCCGGGAACGCCTTCACCTGCTTGGCCAGGAGCTGCTGCTGGATGTGCTGCTGAGCGGCCTGCTGGAGCTTGCTGTACTTCTCCATCTCCTCGGGGGTGAAGGTGATCGGCTGGCTCTCCAGCGGCGCCAGGGAGGGGTCCTCGGCGCCTTCCAGCTCCCCGCTGATGCTGGGCTCCCCGCTCTGGGGCATGTAGCCAGGGAAGTGCTCCACATCGGGCACCAGGGGCACTATCCTGCTTTCTATGGGGACAGGCTGATTCCCGCTGTCCAGAGACTCCAGCACTTCACTGTCGCTGGGGTCAGAGAGGAGGCTGTGGGACGTGGCCAAGTCGCTTGGCCCGTAGGGCTCCGGGAGCACCGGTGGCTCAAGAGGGACAGGGACGATCTCCGTGGCTGCTTCTTCCGTGGGCTGGTCTCCAGGAAGGGGGTCCTGAACGCTCCTCGGGGCAGCCTCTTCCAAAGGAGCCGGGTTTGCCAGGACTGCCTCCCCACAGTCAGGGGCGGCCTCTTCATGCTCTGATAGCTCCGGTTCCTCCCCTCTGTCCAACCCAGACTCCTCACAGCGCTTGGTGCTGGGCTTTCGGACTGTGGGGAGTTTCCCAATTAAAGGGAGGACGGGCTTGTTGCCCAGCGAGGGGGGGAGCTTTGGGCCAAAATAGCCCTGGGGGGGATCCTTCAGTTTGATCCCAACCTTGTGGGGTCCCGGAGGAGCCTCCTCGTTCCCGCCATTCTTCTTCTCCACTTTCCGGGACTGAATCTTTTCCAGGAGCAACTTGGCCGTCGCAAAGTTCTTCTCCTCAGAGCTGCAGTTGCTCCCCAGGTTGGAGCCGCCGCTGTTTTGGGAGAGAGTGCTGGCCCCGGTAGACTCGTCCCTCGCTTCCTCCTTTCTCGGAGGTCCCTCTGCTTGCCTCGCCCGGAAGTAGTGAGGAGACTGCGAGCGATAGATCTTGGACCGGATGAAGTCTCGCCGCCCGGAGCGCCTCTCGCTGGGGCTCTCGTGTCCCCGGGACCCCTTCCTGGAAAGAGATCTCTGCGAGAGGCTCCTTGTGCTGCGGCTGCGTTCGCGGCTGTAGCTGCGGCTCCTTTTCCAGCTGTGGCCGGTCCGGCTGCGGCTGCGGCGCTTGCTGCGGCTgcggctgcagctgctgctccgtgTCCTGCCCCGACTTCTTGTCCTCCCCCTGGCGTGGGTTCGACTTCTGCTCCGGCTCCGGGACCTGCTCCTGCTTAGGCTGTAGTCGTCTTCTGAAGAAGAATATTTGTGTCGTTTTGACCTGCGCTTGGAACTAGTGTAGTCCGAGTCATCCTCTGAGTCATGGGAACGTTTGGTGCGACTCCGCGACCGGTCGCTGTAGTCGCTATAGCTGTCCTCCGAGTAACTCCGCCGGCGGCTGTACCGGCTGTGGTCTGAGGAGGCGTAGGAACTTGTTGAGTACGACCTCTGAGATGACCTTCTGGAGGAATGCCTGCGACCTGATCGGGAGCGGCTCCGTGAACCGTCACTGCCGGAGTCGTAGTCACTGTAGTGGGATGCTGACTTCTGCCGGAAGTGTTTGTGGCAGGAGTCCTCGTCACTCTCGTAGCAGCCGCTGCTCTGCCGGCCCTTCTGGCTGGGGCGGCCCGCAGCAGGGGCAGAAGGCCGCCTCTTGACCGCGGGCAACTCCTGCTGTGGGCCCCCTTTGTGTTTCTTGCTGCTGTGCTCTTGGGACGAGGTGCCACTGTCCTCTCTCTTGCTGCTTCCACCGCCTTCTTCAGTAGAGACAGATTTCCGCTGGGAGTCCGGGGGGCACCACTTTCTTTTCTTGGGATGGCCCACCTCTTCAATTCCTTGGGCCCGCTCGCCCTCAACGGCAAAGAAACACTTACTCTTTTTGTGTTTATGCTTCTTTCGCTTCTTGGACCTCTCTTCCGCCAGGTCCCCTTCCCAATTCTTCTCTTCCGCCTTGCCCTTGTGCCGGCGTTTCTGCCTGGCGGATTTCttgtgctttttcttcttcttgtgcttgtGGGACTTGCCCAGCTTGTCTTTGTGGCTGACAAGGTTGCCTTTGTCAGCTTCATCTTCTGGGCCTTCGCTCCTGCCGGCACTCCCAGGGCCCAATTCCTGCTTACTGCACGTGGGCAGGGACTTGTTTTCGGGCAGGGCAGAGGAGCTGCCAGGGAGGAGGCCTGGCTCTTTGCTCTTACTTGCCTCTCCCCCCTCAGCAGACGGTGTGTTTTCTTTTGAAAGGCCGGTTGCCGCTTTCTGCTTTTCTGCCCCTTTGGCTTTGCTGTCCTTGTTTCGAGACAACTTGAAATCAAAATACAGGGGGTTGCAACTGTACGACACCGAGGGTTCTGCTTTGGTGAAAATAATCAGTTCTGAAGGCCACTGGAGGGTGGTGCTCTCATCTTTACTTAGCACAGGGAAGAAAGGCCCCGTCAAGTGCTTGGGCCCGTCTGTTGCTTCTTTACTGGCTGCTGTAGGCTGGGGAAGGGCTTTCGGGGCATCCAGCTCTGTAGCGCCGCCTTCCTTGGGCTCTCTGCCTTCCTGCCCACTCACATCCTCCAGAGTTTCCGTGTCTTCCGTTTTCTTGCTTTTGTTGGTGGAGCTGGTGGGGCTAGGTTCCTTCAGTCGGTTGGCGTAGTCGGCAGCCGCCATCTTGTCGCCGTTCTTTGCCTCTCTGGGCTTGGGGGAATCGCTCTGCTTCCTCTCACGTGCCACTTTCTTGCTCACAGCTTCAGCCTCCACCTGCTCCGTGGCCTTCATGAACAGAAGGAACTGGAAGTTGGGTTTCACCTTGCAGTGGGCTGGTGGGATATAGTGATAGTACTCTGGTTCTACTGCCAAAGGTCCATCCTCTCGTTTGATCTTTTTCAGTTTTGACTGTGGGGCATTTGGCCCTGCTCCCTCTTTCTCGAGCTGTTGTTCCTCCTCGTCTCCCttgctgtcagggctgtttgtccCCTCTGCCTCCACCACCTTCCCAAAAGATCCAGCGTCCGAGGGGGCTCTGTCATCGACTTTGATCTCGTCAG
Encoded here:
- the GPATCH8 gene encoding G patch domain-containing protein 8, with translation MGMGRMEMELDYAEDATERRRVLEVEKEDTEELRQKYKDYVDKEKAIAKALEDLRANFYCELCDKQYQKHQEFDNHINSYDHAHKQRLKDLKQREFARNVSSRSRKDERKQEKALRRLHELAEQRRQTECAPGSGPMFRTTTVAVDEEGGEEEADVAAPSSCSSFPPASGQTVNVTIDKSVICSSGPASGNSGPGQASPQAPQQTVSLGVNPLQKIGVSFSFAKKAPVKLESIASVFKDHVDETGSSDEIKVDDRAPSDAGSFGKVVEAEGTNSPDSKGDEEEQQLEKEGAGPNAPQSKLKKIKREDGPLAVEPEYYHYIPPAHCKVKPNFQFLLFMKATEQVEAEAVSKKVARERKQSDSPKPREAKNGDKMAAADYANRLKEPSPTSSTNKSKKTEDTETLEDVSGQEGREPKEGGATELDAPKALPQPTAASKEATDGPKHLTGPFFPVLSKDESTTLQWPSELIIFTKAEPSVSYSCNPLYFDFKLSRNKDSKAKGAEKQKAATGLSKENTPSAEGGEASKSKEPGLLPGSSSALPENKSLPTCSKQELGPGSAGRSEGPEDEADKGNLVSHKDKLGKSHKHKKKKKHKKSARQKRRHKGKAEEKNWEGDLAEERSKKRKKHKHKKSKCFFAVEGERAQGIEEVGHPKKRKWCPPDSQRKSVSTEEGGGSSKREDSGTSSQEHSSKKHKGGPQQELPAVKRRPSAPAAGRPSQKGRQSSGCYESDEDSCHKHFRQKSASHYSDYDSGSDGSRSRSRSGRRHSSRRSSQRSYSTSSYASSDHSRYSRRRSYSEDSYSDYSDRSRSRTKRSHDSEDDSDYTSSKRRSKRHKYSSSEDDYSLSRSRSRSRSRSRTHARGRTRSRGRTRSSSCSRSRSKRRSRSRTGHSWKRSRSYSRERSRSTRSLSQRSLSRKGSRGHESPSERRSGRRDFIRSKIYRSQSPHYFRARQAEGPPRKEEARDESTGASTLSQNSGGSNLGSNCSSEEKNFATAKLLLEKIQSRKVEKKNGGNEEAPPGPHKVGIKLKDPPQGYFGPKLPPSLGNKPVLPLIGKLPTVRKPSTKRCEESGLDRGEEPELSEHEEAAPDCGEAVLANPAPLEEAAPRSVQDPLPGDQPTEEAATEIVPVPLEPPVLPEPYGPSDLATSHSLLSDPSDSEVLESLDSGNQPVPIESRIVPLVPDVEHFPGYMPQSGEPSISGELEGAEDPSLAPLESQPITFTPEEMEKYSKLQQAAQQHIQQQLLAKQVKAFPASAALAPAAAPALQPIHIQQPATAAATSITTVQHAILQHHAAAAAAAIGIHPHPHPQPLAQVHHIPQPHLTPISLSHLTHSIIPGHPATFLASHPIHIIPASAIHPGPFTFHPVPHAALYPTLLAPRPATAAAATALHLHPLLHPIFSGQDLQHPPSHGT